From the genome of Gemmatimonadales bacterium:
CTTCTTTGGAGAGTTCGGCGCGGCGACTCCCATGGCCTCTGCCCACTCGATGCGGCAGGAATGGGGCACCCAGAGATCCGAACAATCGATCCTGGTGAACACAGTCTCTCTGGCCGAGTACATCACTGAACCGATCGACTATCTCAAGCTGGACATCGAAGGCATGGAGATGGAAGTGATGAACTCGATCAAGCAGCATTTGCATTTGATCCGAGCGGTCGGTCTCGAGTTTCATGGGACCGGCGGCCAAGCCCTGCCCGACGAGGAAAATCTGGTCCGACTGCTGCGCGAGAGCGGGTTCCAGGTTGCGGTCACCCAGAAGGCGGGATCCATCTTCCCGCCTGACATCGATGCCTGGGTGAAACGGGTGCAGCCTTACG
Proteins encoded in this window:
- a CDS encoding FkbM family methyltransferase, producing the protein MHEESSVRTHTAQWDGFTFHHRNEAEFELLSREISEGEYWFACDRSDPTILDCGSHIGLSVAYFARRFPKARIIAFEPDPENYRLLQTNVAVNGFQGVELLNLAVSSQRGTARFFGEFGAATPMASAHSMRQEWGTQRSEQSILVNTVSLAEYITEPIDYLKLDIEGMEMEVMNSIKQHLHLIRAVGLEFHGTGGQALPDEENLVRLLRESGFQVAVTQKAGSIFPPDIDAWVKRVQPYVSVIKATRT